The Fibrobacter sp. DNA segment GTGGCCACAATTGAGAATGATGACAAATCCGGTAGCAAAGAAAACAAATTTATCAAGATCTCAATCAAAGATACCGGAATCGGCATACCAAGAGATCATCTGCAGAAGATTTTTGATCCATTTTTCTCCTCCAGAGAAAATGGTAACGGCCTGGGGCTGACGACTGTACATTCGATAGTCAAGCGGCATAACGGATCAATTGATGTTCAGTCAGAACCGGGTAAAGGTTCAATCTTTCATGTTCTCATTCCGGCATCGGAAAAGCCCATAGTAAATGATGCTGAGCCACTTACAGTTAAAACTGAGGGCAGTGGCACCATTATTATCATGGATGATGAAGATTTCATTCTGAAAGTGACCAGTCACATGCTTATTTCACTGGGTTATGAAACTATCTTGACAAAAACCAGCCTTGAAGCGATAGAATCATTTTATGAGGCGGAAAGAAAAGGCAAAGAGATAGCCGCAGTCATTCTTGACCTCACAGTTCCCGGTGGAAAGGGCGGTAAAGATGCCCTTCCCGGTATTAAGGAAATAAAAGCCGATATCCCTGTAATTGCGATGAGCGGGTATAGCGATGATCCTGTTATTGCCAGTCCTCTCAAACATGGTTTTACAGATGCTATTGCCAAACCTTTCACTATTTCGCAGTTGTCGGCAGTTTTAGGAAAGTGGATTCCTCAGGGGCAGATAAAAACCACCCTGGAAAGAATTCCACACATCAAGTAAATGTCGATTGCATTCTATCGGACTGTTCTCTACCTGGTTGTCTGGTACCCTGTTGGGGCAAAAATCTCTCCTGAATAAAACCTGGAATCGGCAGAGGCCAGAAAAACGAAAGTGGGGGCAATCTCTGCCGGCTGTGCTGCACGGCCCCATAGTGTGCTTTTGCCGAATTCCGCGACCCTGTTTTTCCATCGGGTGGAGGCAATAAGCGGTGTCCATACCGGTCCGGGTGCAACGCAGTTGACTCTTATCCCTTTAGGGGCAAGTAGCGCTGCCAGAGATTTGGTGAAGTTGTGAATTGCTGCCTTTGTACAGGCATAGTCAATCAAGGTGTTATGGCCCTCAAGGGCCACTACGGATCCTGTATTTATGATGCAGTCTCCGGCTTGTAAATATCTCAGGGCATTCTGGGTAGTCCAGAAAAATGAGAAAATATTTGTTTTGAAAGTTTTCTCGAGTTGCTGTGGAGAGATTTCGGTGAATTCCGCGGACTCGGCGTGAAACCCGGCATTGTTTACCAGAATGTTAAGTCCTCCAAGCCCCTCGACCGTTGCTTCAATAAGTGTGTGACAGAAGTCAGGGTTCTGAATATCCCCGCTTATAGCGAAT contains these protein-coding regions:
- a CDS encoding SDR family oxidoreductase; protein product: MQKHHGLNIDFNPLIGQKVTPPEQTQQWPGLEKDMNPPADHGELSYQGGNKLTNKKVLITGGDSGIGRAVAIAFAREGADVAISYYNEHEDARETVNWIEKAGSKAFAISGDIQNPDFCHTLIEATVEGLGGLNILVNNAGFHAESAEFTEISPQQLEKTFKTNIFSFFWTTQNALRYLQAGDCIINTGSVVALEGHNTLIDYACTKAAIHNFTKSLAALLAPKGIRVNCVAPGPVWTPLIASTRWKNRVAEFGKSTLWGRAAQPAEIAPTFVFLASADSRFYSGEIFAPTGYQTTR